A stretch of DNA from Malus sylvestris chromosome 9, drMalSylv7.2, whole genome shotgun sequence:
CTGAATCCCACATTTCCAATATTTCTCAAACCCCCTGCTTTTCCCCCAGAACAAGGAACTAAGTTCATCTCCTAAAGCTACACAATTTGACCAGAAATCACATTTCCCATGAGGTACAAAATCAGAGTGCATCGCAGCTCGTGAGAAAACATGTGAATTCGTACTTGACTGACCTTTAACAGAATCGGAGGCACGGATACCAGATGCGAACTCAGTTCCCGTTCATGCAAGCAAATCTATCTCGGCTGTAATGACCGATTTGTAGAAGTTCAAATGTTGAGGTAGATCTAGGCAGAAAAGATTTACAGGTTCATTCCAATGACATTGAGTGGTATGCTTTCCCCATTGACCGAACCCCATGAATCTATCTGTACAGACTGAGCCGAGAAAGCTCGTAACTCAACAGCATGATATACTCTGCTTTACTTTGCAAACCGAAAACAGAAACAGAAAATGCAGCAGGATATACAAAAGCCCATGGGGACATCTTTCTCTATGAAGCAGCAAAATGTTGAATGATAAATGATCATACAATCCACATCAACAGAAGAATCCATCCAACAATGCTACTATACTATATAAAGGTCTAACACAATACTGAAGCTACATCCACTACCAAATCATAACCTTCGTAACAACAGCAGCTATGTTTTAGAATTTTGCCACGCAACAAGTAGCTTTAATATGTTCTCCGTATTATATTTTCCATTACCTCTACAGTTACACATGTAACGgagattaaaaaatttgtcaaagaGGAACCATTAGGAAACTGATAAAACATATCTCAATCTAAAAACTGAAATCTGACAGAAGTTCGAACCAAATAGATTCAGTGCCAGATTATTTGATACAACTACAATATTAAAATTAAGGGCAAGGGGTGCACACTCTCTTTATCTTAATGCAAAGTGAAATTGCCATGCTACAATCGAAGGGGCTTGGGGCTTCCAGATTCATCCAAGAAATGCATCCTAAACTTATTGCATTTCATAAAAAGACCACCAATGAAACAAGTAGTAAAATATATAACAGCACGAAAACTAACATTGTTAAACAAGCATGGAAATCTTGAACATTGGCATCATTATCGTAATAATCTTCCACTTATCAGCATAAAGATAAAGGTCTGAATTTTACATACATAGTTGAAAACAGAAGACTTAACTAGTGCCAAACAAGCATTGATCATACAATGGAAcatcaagaaaaagaaaactccAAATTACCAAGGAGGATTAGTTCCCTCCCTTGCAGCAGAAGGTGATCTTGATATGATGCTAGCATGGCTTCCAAGCCTTGATACACTCCTACCACCCTTAGGAGTAGTAAACCCAGGACTTGAACCTCGGTAACTGGCACGAAGAGTTTCATCAATAGAAGATGAGGACTTGCCAATTGCATTCCTTACAAACTTCTGAGCAGCAGGGGAGAGTGTCCGCACACTTGGACTGGCACTGCCACCTCTAGAAGGTGATGGCAGAGGTGGCTTGTGAAACAATTTTGACCTTTCCCTCAATTTGCGTGCAGCTTCCCTTGACAGCGAGTGAGCCTTTTCATCTCTTACAGGTGGGCATGGGATCCTATAATGAGGCCCTTCACCACCACCAATATCAACTGGATTGTCCTCGAGATCCAACCTCAGAGGTGTCCCTTCAATTTCACCCCATGTAATAAACGGTGATTCATCAACACCTGGTGCAGGCGAGGGTGTCCTCACAAAACTATAACCATTATCTGCTTTTTTCTCCGTTTCCACATAAAATGGATTGGGAGTCTTCCTCAAATCATCCAAATCATACTTCTTCAACTTATCCCCATCTCTATCCATGATAACTGGGGTTGCACCTGCAACTGTGGTATAAAGAAACTCGGCCATAGCATCCTCCTTTGGCCTGGAATCCATTATCTTCCCATGGAATCGTGTATTGGGTCGATTAATTTCCTTCTCCAAACTCTTCATCCTATTTGCACGTTCCTCCTCTGTCAATGGGGCCTCACCTCGATCAGCAGGATGGTACATCAGCAAATTTTTCGCTGTATATTTCCACCCATCCAATGTACTAGGCGGCTGATCCGACGTTCCATACCCATCTGTAATCCTATCCCTCTTCACATCCTCAATAGATTTAACCCCCTCCTTTTCGCCTTCCGTCAAATACTCATATCTCTCCTTCCTCTTCCTATTCACCTTCTCCAAAATATTCGAAAAACTATGATTGTCCTCACTCGTATACCGCCTAAAGAACTGATCAAGTGACAACGAGCCCTCTACGCCATCATCACCGCCGCTAGACCCTACATCACCGGACAATCCCACATTCGAAACAGCCGGGGTTTTACCATCAAATTCATCGGCAGGGGTAAAACTACGCATAAAAGTCGAACCTGGGGTTCTACCATCAGGGTCAGGATTATGAGTTACCTTCTTTCCGCGCCGCTCGATGATCTTCAACTGGGCATCTCGAATCTGAACCGGGTCGCGGGTCTTGATCGCTTCGAGCCAGTCGAGGCGGTCCCGGAGCTTGGAAATATCGGGAAAGAAGTCCCTTTCAATGATCTTCTCGATCGCGGCGACATAGGTGTCTTCATCGAGGAC
This window harbors:
- the LOC126582414 gene encoding uncharacterized protein LOC126582414; the encoded protein is MLLTPGHSPRHLSSPSPSTISESSALNPTNSTQITPKNPKGHPTVLDEDTYVAAIEKIIERDFFPDISKLRDRLDWLEAIKTRDPVQIRDAQLKIIERRGKKVTHNPDPDGRTPGSTFMRSFTPADEFDGKTPAVSNVGLSGDVGSSGGDDGVEGSLSLDQFFRRYTSEDNHSFSNILEKVNRKRKERYEYLTEGEKEGVKSIEDVKRDRITDGYGTSDQPPSTLDGWKYTAKNLLMYHPADRGEAPLTEEERANRMKSLEKEINRPNTRFHGKIMDSRPKEDAMAEFLYTTVAGATPVIMDRDGDKLKKYDLDDLRKTPNPFYVETEKKADNGYSFVRTPSPAPGVDESPFITWGEIEGTPLRLDLEDNPVDIGGGEGPHYRIPCPPVRDEKAHSLSREAARKLRERSKLFHKPPLPSPSRGGSASPSVRTLSPAAQKFVRNAIGKSSSSIDETLRASYRGSSPGFTTPKGGRSVSRLGSHASIISRSPSAAREGTNPPW